The following are from one region of the bacterium genome:
- a CDS encoding ABC transporter substrate-binding protein, whose product MGLVRWRKIVTLCAGAALVVAVGSGVASPAQTPDTLVVAQSADPDTADPHKSTGTATMNVLINLYDTLVRRDADLKLHPGLALSWRMVDPTTWEFKLRQGVKFHDGEPFNAQAVKFSFDRMLDPKTKWPGAGGLRLIKAVSAVDDSTVRITTQAPWPAMPRFLGYYGMIVPPGYLKQNGEESLIRHPVGTGPYRFVRWVKDDRMELQANPEYWGGRPKINRVVFRVIPTDAPRVAELLAGSVQIINLIPPELFSPIQISSKTKLVVGKSLSIFFVIYNLVNVPKDKPLADPRVRQAMNYAINREAIVKTVLHGVGEPVATFCSQIMEACDKSVPPFGYNPDRARALLREAGYANGFDFTISGTSGIYPGDRDIVLAVADQLSKVGVRAKVDTQEIGVQLRAVLDRKLADDGWFTRFTDFFGIAPIIPLRAFYSTPGEWSIWRPGYQPFNQLVDEAQAAPDEAKLRDASKKLQLMYKEQAPAISLFTAPNAFGIRREVEFTPRPDLLLPMIDASWNTQ is encoded by the coding sequence ATGGGGCTCGTCAGGTGGCGGAAGATCGTTACGCTCTGCGCCGGTGCGGCGCTGGTCGTCGCGGTAGGCTCCGGCGTCGCCTCGCCGGCACAGACGCCCGACACGTTGGTGGTCGCGCAAAGCGCCGACCCCGACACGGCCGACCCGCACAAGAGCACCGGCACGGCGACGATGAACGTCCTCATCAATCTCTACGACACGCTGGTGCGCCGGGACGCCGACCTGAAACTCCACCCGGGCCTGGCGCTGTCGTGGCGCATGGTGGATCCGACCACCTGGGAGTTCAAACTCCGCCAGGGCGTCAAGTTTCACGACGGCGAACCGTTCAACGCGCAGGCGGTCAAGTTCTCGTTCGACCGAATGCTAGATCCCAAGACCAAGTGGCCGGGCGCCGGCGGCCTGCGTCTTATTAAGGCGGTAAGCGCGGTCGACGACTCGACGGTGCGGATCACGACGCAGGCGCCGTGGCCGGCAATGCCGCGGTTCCTCGGGTACTATGGGATGATCGTGCCGCCGGGATATCTCAAGCAAAACGGCGAGGAGTCGCTCATCCGCCATCCGGTCGGCACGGGGCCGTACCGATTCGTCCGCTGGGTCAAGGACGACCGCATGGAGCTCCAGGCCAATCCCGAGTACTGGGGCGGCCGCCCCAAGATCAATCGCGTGGTCTTCCGGGTGATCCCGACGGACGCGCCGCGGGTCGCGGAGCTGCTCGCCGGGTCGGTGCAGATCATCAACCTCATCCCGCCCGAGTTGTTCAGCCCGATCCAAATCTCGTCGAAGACCAAGCTCGTGGTGGGCAAGAGCCTCAGCATCTTCTTCGTGATCTACAACCTGGTCAACGTCCCGAAGGACAAGCCGCTGGCCGATCCCAGGGTGCGGCAGGCGATGAACTACGCGATCAACCGCGAGGCGATCGTGAAGACCGTGCTGCACGGCGTCGGCGAGCCGGTCGCCACCTTCTGCAGCCAGATCATGGAGGCGTGCGACAAGTCGGTCCCGCCGTTCGGGTACAACCCGGACCGGGCCCGCGCGCTGCTGCGCGAGGCCGGCTACGCCAACGGCTTCGATTTCACCATCAGCGGGACGAGCGGGATCTACCCCGGCGACCGGGACATCGTCCTCGCCGTGGCGGACCAGCTGTCCAAGGTCGGCGTGCGCGCAAAGGTCGACACCCAGGAGATCGGCGTGCAGCTGCGGGCGGTGTTGGACCGGAAACTGGCCGATGACGGCTGGTTCACCCGGTTCACCGATTTCTTCGGGATCGCGCCGATCATTCCGCTCAGGGCGTTCTACTCCACGCCCGGCGAGTGGTCCATCTGGCGGCCCGGCTACCAACCCTTCAACCAGCTGGTCGACGAGGCGCAGGCGGCTCCCGACGAGGCGAAGCTGCGCGACGCCTCCAAGAAGCTGCAGCTGATGTACAAGGAGCAGGCTCCGGCCATCTCGCTGTTTACCGCGCCCAACGCCTTCGGCATACGCCGCGAGGTGGAGTTTACACCGCGGCCGGACCTGCTGCTGCCGATGATCGACGCGTCTTGGAACACACAGTA